One Pleuronectes platessa chromosome 9, fPlePla1.1, whole genome shotgun sequence genomic region harbors:
- the ccn1 gene encoding CCN family member 1, which produces MLMLTVVVALFGSLDLVLSSSSCPSVCECPLEMPKCAPGVSVVLDGCGCCKVCARQLNEDCSLTEPCDHTKGLECNFGASFAAATTRGICRAKSEGRPCEYNSRIYQNGESFQPNCKHQCTCIDGAVGCVPLCPQELSLPNLGCANPRLVKVPGQCCEEWVCDDGKDTDILERIFGKDTMTDELERDLTNRNELIPSVRGRLILKNQPAFRPQAEVHMFDTQKCIVQTTAWSQCSKSCGTGISTRVTNNNNECKLVKETRICEVRPCTQSLYSSLKKGKKCSRTKKSSQPTKFTYAGCSSLKKYRPKYCGACVDGRCCSPHKTDTIRVKFRCEDGETFNKNIMMIESCKCNYNCPHANEASYPFYRLSNDIHKFRD; this is translated from the exons ATGCTGATGCTCACTGTTGTCGTTGCCCTTTTCGGGAGCCTGGACCTG gtcctctcctcctcctcctgcccctcCGTGTGCGAGTGTCCGCTGGAGATGCCCAAGTGCGCACCGGGCGTGAGCGTCGTCCTGGACGGCTGCGGCTGCTGCAAAGTGTGCGCCAGGCAGCTGAACGAGGACTGCAGCCTGACCGAGCCCTGCGACCACACCAAAGGGCTGGAGTGTAACTTTGGGGCCAGCTTTGCCGCTGCTACCACTCGTGGCATCTGCCGAG CCAAGTCAGAGGGCAGACCGTGCGAGTACAATAGCAGGATCTACCAGAACGGAGAGAGTTTCCAGCCCAACTGTAAACACCAGTGCACATGCATCGACGGGGCGGTGGGATGTGTCCCGCTGTGCCCTCAGGAGCTCTCCCTGCCCAACCTGGGCTGTGCCAACCCCAGGCTGGTCAAGGTGCCAGGCCAGTGCTGCGAGGAGTGGGTGTGCGACGATGGCAAGGACACAGACATCCTGGAGAGGATCTTTGGAAAAGACACAATGACTGATGAACTGGAACGAGACCTCACCAACAGGAATGAGCTCATTCCAAGTGTCAGGGGAAGACTCATCTTGAAGAATCAACCTG cATTCAGACCTCAGGCTGAAGTCCACATGTTTGACACCCAGAAGTGCATCGTCCAAACCACAGCCTGGTCCCAGTGCTCCAAGAGCTGTGGGACTGGCATCTCCACCAGagtcaccaacaacaacaacgaatGCAAGCTGGTCAAGGAGACGAGAATCTGTGAAGTGCGGCCATGCACCCAGTCACTTTACTCCAGTCTTAAG AAAGGAAAGAAGTGCAGCCGAACCAAGAAGTCCAGTCAGCCCACGAAGTTCACCTACGCCGGCTGCTCCAGCCTGAAGAAGTACAGGCCCAAGTACTGCGGCGCCTGCGTGGACGGCCGCTGCTGCAGCCCTCACAAGACCGACACCATCCGGGTCAAGTTCCGCTGCGAGGACGGCGAGACCTTCAACAAGAACATCATGATGATCGAGTCGTGCAAGTGCAACTACAACTGTCCTCACGCCAACGAGGCGTCCTACCCCTTCTACCGCCTCTCCAATGACATCCACAAGTTCAGAGACTGA